CAACTTGATGGACTTGGAACGTAAACGCTTGTGGAACATTTGTAATTTTACTTTCTTCGACAACTTTAACCCAGTCTGAAGCACTCTTCTTTTGAAGGACAGGATCTACAGCAAACCGTATCATCGGTATAATGATACCAGCTCCCATGAATCCTCCAGCGCCACCAAGGGTGTAAGAAAGAAATTGTCGACGAGACATTTCGCGTTTGGTCCCGGGCTTCTTCCCATGCTGTTCTTCATTGTGATTGTTATGATCACTCATTCTCAGGTCTACCCTCCTACATTGGCCGATATCCGAACCCTCCCGGACATCAGTTACCTCTATCACGTGTCGTTCGACATTACACTACATAACTAGGACATTACTAATAATAGCCTAGGACTACTAGGTCGTCAAGAATCCATAACTCCTTTTAGTCGAATGAAATCTTGGCCTTTGAACAAATTTTAACGAAATTGTCACAACTTTTTGACCGCGGTTGTACACCGCTGCTCCCCTTATCCTGCACAATTTTTTTTCCAATAATACGCTTAGCAGTTAAAGTTAATCACTGCGCTGCCACAAGTGCTGAACTTGCTTAGAAATACTTGATTTAATCTGCTCGGACTCCGTTGCCCAGCGATCCATATCGACCGCAATGAATAAATCTGTTTCGTCTGCTTTCCATTGCGTCGCTTCTTTATGTACGGTAAGAACAATGACATAACGGAAACCCATTCTTTTCAAATGCAGCGAGACGGCATCCAACTGATCTTTGATCTGGACACCCGTTACATAATGCACCGCAGGATAGGTCACGACTCTTCCTTTATAGGGAATCTCAATCGCTTCCAACGCATCGCGCAAATGCTGCAATCTTTCGGTTACCTGCATGGGATCTTCAAATCCGCTCAACCCTGAAACAGGCAGCAAGCAAGTATCTAAATACGGTTTCAAATCAATCCAGTCTTTCGCGGGAACTTCATCAAACTTCACAACGTCTTACCTCCCTATCGTTTGCCAAAAAGGGGCATGCTATGTAATATCTTGAATCTCATCTTGTACTTTAATCCGTCCTTACCTGACTGTCAATTGAAAGAGCGCTTTGACCGCGCAAAGCATTAAGCGCTTCGTTCAAATCCTGCTCTTTCACGACCA
Above is a genomic segment from Paenibacillus sp. HWE-109 containing:
- a CDS encoding DUF2487 family protein, giving the protein MKFDEVPAKDWIDLKPYLDTCLLPVSGLSGFEDPMQVTERLQHLRDALEAIEIPYKGRVVTYPAVHYVTGVQIKDQLDAVSLHLKRMGFRYVIVLTVHKEATQWKADETDLFIAVDMDRWATESEQIKSSISKQVQHLWQRSD